The Pangasianodon hypophthalmus isolate fPanHyp1 chromosome 14, fPanHyp1.pri, whole genome shotgun sequence nucleotide sequence TAAAGTGTTTCTACCTGCATAAGGAAATTCTCTTGCAGGCGTCTGTGGAGAATCTTTAAAGATTCATCCATAGTGACACTTCTTGATTGCATCTTCTTACTGTGGGACTAGTCCagaacaaaatatacaaaacaacagaaataaagaaattgcCCTGTAGAAATTATTCTTCTGGAAATTACAGaaagtaatttgtaaaaattagtATCAAAAATACATGCATTTACAGTAGATGACATAAGAATGAAATGACAAGAAAAGCACACATTTTTATGCTTCATACAAAAATGAAGTAACACAATTACACAGTATGAGAATGGATGTCATGTGCACTACTGCCCTCATTTGGTTCCTATGTCATAACTgcagtaatatttatttgtgcTTGATCAATGTGAATGAAGTGTGCAATAAGAAAGACATGTTCCAGTGCTACATGCAAACAGCCAAGTGATATACATTCAGAAAAATTGGTAAATTGATGCAATTTCTCCAAGGAACTTGGGGgaacattagctaaggctaattaactacagctttattcctaatctctcaaatatTAGCTAGCATGAGTATAGCTATGATGATATAAACTAACTGAATACTATAAGCTAGCTGTCACAGTACAAATTGCCTTCATAAATACAAATTGTATGTAACAACAGGTAGATTACAGGAATGTGTATTAGGTCTTGTTACATCTGTTACGGTTAGCTGACTAAATTTAAgctgatgcaaaaaaaataaaaaataaaaaaaagtcaccttatgactttacaaatatatgattatacaGAAATGTAGTGAtgtgttttgtaaatgtaatgagTAGAAAGCAGAGACATTTCTAGTTTACATTTCTTTCAAATtggcagcacagtggtgcagaaGGTAGCAtggctgcctcacagctccaggatctctGAGTATTGTACCTATTCAGAGTTTTGAATGTTCTctccgtgtctgtgtgggtttcctccgggttctcttgtttcctctgacctcccaaaaaacatgctggtaagaggactggctacactaaattacccctaggtttAATGAGTGCctgaatttgtgtgtgaatggtgaATGTGATGGAGTGGTAtcccttccagggtgtattccctcctcatacccagcattcccaggataggatctggatccactgtgaccctgacaaggataaagcagttactaacgatgaaaaaaatgaatgatttaatttcttttgaaatgtagtaATTAAGTCAAAACCAAAACGTAAGTAAAGCACAgatcattaaaaacacatttaagcacaaatatttaagaaatatttaagaaaataacaaaagaactgttttttttttttgttacttccACTCTCTGTCTACATTTCATTAGAGTACCTCATATCGGactaatacactatataggtaaaattttgtggacacctgaccgtcacaccttTACTgcattttgaacatcccattcctgatTAATCctcctttattattataataacctccactcttctaggaaggatttccactagattttggagtgtggccgTGTGGATTATGTTGCCCATTCAGacacaagagcgttagtgaggccaggcactgatgttgggtgagggggcctggggtgcagtcaacGTTCCAGTTGATCcgaagtgttcagtggggttgaggtcagggttctgtgcaggtcactcgagttcttccactccgacCTTATTataccatgtcttcatggagctcgctttatgcacaggagcactgtcatagttccagtgaagggaaattataatgctacagcattcaaagacatcctatacaattgtgtgcttacaaacttgtggcaacagtttggaaaaGAACCACATACAGTAgggctgtgatggtcagatgtccaaatacttttggccatatagtgtacttgaATTTTTGCCTACTTAAAACTTTCACTTGGGGcatctttataataataacgTTATTTGGTTTAGActtaaagtatatatatatatatatatatatatatatatatatatatatatatatatatatatatatatatatatatatatatatatacacacacacaaacgctgCGATATTTCATATTACAGTAACGCgtgagctgctgttattttgAAAACGTCACATCTGTAGGCGGATGTGACGTTTGAAATCTTTGGTCGTCCGAGATGTATCACTCGCGACAGTTAGCTACGTCTCTGTTGTTAGCCATAATAGCTTGAGTCAAGAATAAACTGGTAGCTATTTAAAACAAGTGCATTTACGTATGTTGAGGCACAATGTCGCAGTATGAACTATTTCAGAGCCAAAGCATGTCGATAATGACGCTGTTAGCCGACACAGCCCGTGCTGAGATCTGCAGGGTTTATCATgataacacagacacacagaaagagctCAAGCTGGTAAGTTTAGACAAGAGTAATGTTTAGAAGAAGAAATGTTAACAAGCTAGTCAAAATGTTGGCTAACTAAATTAGCCATGTCGTGCAGCTGACAGGGAAGTCGACACTAACTAAATCAGCTAGTGGTGTTTCAGAGGTCTGTGCGCTTCACTTCCTCCAAGCTACAAGTTCAGAGTCATGATGTGTCGACTCTTTGAGCCGACCCACATATATGACTCAATACATTCAGAATGAATCAGAAAGCTTCGATGGAAATCTGAgcttgtgagtgtgtttgactcacagctctgtgtgtgtgtgtgtgtgtgtgtgtgtgtgtgtgtgtgtgtgtgtgaggcagtcGAAGATGTCCTGTatgttgtcagtgtgtttagAGCGAGCGATCCGTAATCagaataaatggaaatgaatctttttaatgaagcacagacacagagagtATTAATGCAGGTATGCAGTACTAATTACTGTATTTGGCAAAGCACGTTTGTAGTTATTAATTAGAAGGTAGAGTAAGATCTCATGGTTCAGCAGTTCAACAACTTCATCCATAGTTATGGGAAGAAAAACAGTCGCTACATAAAAGGAGTCGTTTGAGATtagaaagagtcgactctttatAGAGAGCTGAACCAACTAATCTGACTCACTAAAAAGATCCGGATTTGCATGAGAGCAGCCgttacagaaatactgaaaccagcccctgtggcaccaacaatcatgccacagtgaaaatcactgagatcacatttttcccctattctgatggttgatgtgaacatttccccaagctgctggcccatatctgcatggtTGTATGCATTGCTCTGTTGCCACAAGATTGTCTgcttagataattgcatgaatgtgtaggtgtacagttgttcctaataaagtgctcagtgagtgtacattttTTGAAAGCCAATATTCAGACAACAGTTACTTTTTGATTTGTTAGGAAAATACTGAACATGGACATTTATCCCTTTTCAAGTGTTTAGTCATACTTGTAAATACTTTTACATACCTATTTTCCCTCAGTTATAATCTAATTTGGTGAATCATGACAATATGCACATATGCTGGAGCTCATGTCTGTTACCATCAAGCTTACTTTTAGCTAATCACAGTGTATCCTGCTGTCAGAACATGTGAGCGGATGgcaatctcacacactgttGCCAATCACAAACACTTCACTCCAAGGAAAAATCACCACgcaaaaaatctaatttaatttttgaaataattacaaatttagCTTTTTTGGTTATCCTGATGCTTGTGGTTGAAGTCTTTAAAATGCAGGTATATGTTTTAATGAAGAAGAATAACCTGATGTGTTGCGACTAGGGTGCATGTGTTGGGAAAATTTGCTTAGTACTACAGGAAAATACATCCACTCCATTCCAGTCACATGTCACCAATATGTCATCGAGTTACAGAAATGGATTTTATAATATAGCTTTATATAGACTCCTACTCTTAGCACCACTTGAGATGCTTATTGTTCTTACTGTACCTTGTATTTTTGCCAGCATTGTCTTTACTTGTTATATTTATTGTCTAATTGTTTGAATAATTCTTCCTGCTCTCTCAGtggttttgtaatattttactcTGGAAGAGAACTAACAATAAACATGGACTTAAAATTGAATGCAGTGGAAATAAACAACTGAACATAAAGACCAAtactgatttaaattttttgttttcatttcaatgattgtataaaaaaaagaccctttaaattaaaagtttatGAACCTCAGCAACTCGTATTAGCTGCATGTGCTATAAACAATGTAGTTGAAGTATAAGGCTCCTTTTATTAGACTCTTTAAATGATCCCACTTCAAATTTCCTCTATTTAAGATTCTGTTTTAGCAACTTAGTgccattttctagaacagcactGATTTGAAATACAGTGATCTCTCCATTGTCAATAACTATTTTGTCAATAACAGGCACAGCTTAATGCTGTCATGGAGTTTTTGGCGAAGGAGGCAGTACGGAAAATCTGCCTTCTGTTCAAGCTATGCAGTGTAGAGAAAGAGTGTAATGCAGTGGATTTGCCCAGTGcgtctgaaagatcaggaaatGCACAGAGTCTGTCCGAGCCGAAGGAACCAGCTACTCAACCCGAATATGCTCAGACTTCAGTATCCGGTAGGACTTTACTCCATATGGTGGATCCCATGTGTTTTAATTGCATCTGTTAAAGGAGACTGTTGCAGCAgttaataaagaattaaatgcTTTATAATTAACTAAGGTAGCatggaatgtgttttttttgtttgttctttgtttttagtTTAGCCATATGCAATATGTGAATGTTGTGAGTAATACAGCAGCTGTAGTATATCGCATCGCAGATGTAATTTGCTCTTTTTTGTACCAAACTGTTTCTGATGTTCCAGGAGAAACTGTGTATCTCTTAGTGAGtggggaagaatcacatgcTACAGCAACAACTGCAACTCCACAGCAAGATGTCATCAGAGAAGATGAGGtctgttcaaacaaaaggtttAAGATCTTGATTTTGTTAGATATTTTGTGATTGATATTTTCCTGTACATTTTGTACCTTTTAGTGTCCTGCTACTCAGGAGCTTGAATCTACCACAGCCATTAGCTCTTCTACGAAGGtgggagaaaatggaaaaaagatcCAAACTATCTTGATAATGAAAGGtgaatgcttttatttcttcAAGACGTGTTATTTTCTTATAGTCTGGGAACAGTGCTTTCAGCAACACTAAatcagttcatttatttttaatgagtaTAAAAATTTAGGTTAAGGAACTACAGTAAATATGAGTTCAGGGGCAGACAACTCACTAACCAGGGAAAAGCAGACTATAAGTGGCTATGAGCTTTTACTTGTCATTTCCCAAAGGTCTCCCATCtatcaaacagaaaaaagtatatgcattattttatgtataataGTATGAGAACTGGTTTGTATGTTTCTTGGTGGGGTGATGTACCTTGCTGACATTTGCTACTCATTTCTAAATCCCATTTTTgaaactatattaaaaaaaaactctggtaACACATACTGGCTGTTGGCAGgaactatttttattacttggataACTTAAACTCACTGACTcttttattaagaacacctgtacagatgctcattcatgcaattaccaatcatgtggcagcagcacaaaatcatgcaaataaatGTTAAGGTATCtagttcagttaatgttcacatcaaacatcagaatgggagaaAACGTGATCTCTTCGACTCAGTACTTTGACTATGGCATGGtcgttggtaccagatgggctggtttgagtatttcagaaactgctgatctcctggggtttttcacacacaacagtctgtagagttaaCACagaatgaagcaaaaaaaaaaaaaaaaaaaaaaaacatccactgagcagcagttctgcaggcagaaatgtcttgttgatgagagaggttagAAGAGATTGGACAGACTGGTTCGGTCTGACAagaaggctacagtaattcaaataaccactctacaaccatggtgagcagaaaagcatttcaggaAGCACAACACTTGAGGTGGTTGgaccacaacagcagaaggccacatcggatttcacttctgtcagccaagaacaggaatccgaGACTGCAgtgtgcacaggctcaccaaaactcaGTTGatgattggaaaaatgtcacctggtctgCTGTTGGTCTCAATTTTGGCTGCGGTATGCAGATGGTGGGGTCAGAATCCAGTatcagcatgaatccatggacccaaccggCCTTgggtcaacagttcaggctggtggtggtgtaatggtgtgaggaatgttttcattgcagtattgttgctgactatGTGCATACCTTTATGGCCACACTACTCATCTTATAACGGCTTCattcagcatgataatgcaccatgttaCAATGACCTCCCCAGTAATTTGAACTTAATGCAGCAGAGCACATTTGGGATGTGATAGAACGGGAGATTTGTagtatgaatgtgcagctgaaaaatctgcagcaaATGTGTGATACAATCATGTCAatatggaccagaatctcaaagaaatgtttccaacatcttgcggaatccatgccacaaggAATTAAGGCTGCTCTGAGAACAAATGAGGTCCTACCCTgtattagtatggtgttcctaataaagtgggcagtGAGTGTATACTAACATCTGTCTGTAATAATGCACTTAATTAGTTcattattaaattcaatttggttagctcccttttttttttttttttagcctagtcaatGTTCCTAGATAGTTAACATAATATTAAATAGCTTGCAGGATGCCTCTTCTCTTAcgacaagatttttttttgttagtacaGGAAGTAAAAAGCCACAAACATGAATTTTCCCCAGAAGTCATCGAGCAAACTATGCAAGTAGGCAAGCACATTGGAGCATTTACTTACCCAGTTGACTAGCTAATAAACGTATGATTAATTCACTCATGGGGTTGAACTTTTTAGTTCCACAGTGATGGCCTTAAATTCACAGGTTTCCTGAATACTATTGTACAGCATGTTCAGTCTCCTAGTTGAAAGTATGGTGGGATCATCAAGCAgtattaaatttgtttttaagtattttatttaagcaatgtcgcatgagcaagagtgctaTTGTACTCAATATTATATGTGATTATTACAGCAGGTATTCACAGCCATgttgatattcagtacaacagaaTGATTATACAATAGTTCTATAAAAAGCAgtatcacactcacaatcatTCTGTTGtactgcttttatacaatagttctataaaaaagaaattaatactgcataagtaacattttattcagccggaactgttatataattatgcacatttttatccatttttggacttttgtgtTTTGAAGATAAACCGAATGGTCTGGGCTGTGCTCTACCTTTTGTGTATATTTCTTTGTGCTATTGCATGTAAATAGTTATTGGTAAGGAACAGCATCAAGTTGCTGATATGTAGCACTTTTCTACCAGGCAGTGTGGCACAAATCCAAACCCAGGACTGTTTGTATCCTGACCGAAAACGTGTGTTATAAATGTAGTAGGATTTTCACTGGAGGTTTTTGGAACAAGTAGTAAAGTAGTAAAGCActtgggaaaaagaaaaaaaaaaaaaaagattctcagtttaaaaaaaatacaagtcactcatttctgtggctgaatctctAAGGGTATTTTACTGTGCACGTAGAGCACTAGGTACAGTGTACATCATCTTTATGTTCTATCCTATTTAGTGAACAAAGTGCATAGATAATACttcttttgtgtgatttttatttagaaaagaataaaacatcacTATTGGTCACTGTGATAAAATTGTGATGCTGCTTCTAACATCCAACCCTAACAGGTGATTTGACTACTCTGCTGACAATTTCTGAACGATTAGAAGTTATTCTAGCAAGTGACATTTACAGGGTGATTCTGGGGCAATTGAGTTTAACCAATGTAACAATTGTGCTAATTTTAGCTGCACTCATATGTCCTGAGTCAGCTGGCATGGTATATGGTGAAGACAGGTAACTTGGGTAAGCAACAGCTTGCTCGTCATTGGAAGGTTGTGCAAAAATGTGGGATCCTGGTTAATATTCTGAGCCGAACTGTGCCACGCTGTCTGGTAGAAGGGTGTCATAGATCCATCAGTATGAGATGCAAACTACACACCATTGTTGTTTGATTTTGCTCCAGATGCAGGCTCTTTTTCTGCTGAAGcgaaaaatgcagtaaatacCCCAGCTGTACAAACCACTGTTCAACCAGACAAGCTGAAGAAGAACATGTCCTataaatgtgatgtgtgtgaaaggACTTTTTCAATGAAGCGTTACCTAATGCGGCACAAGCAAGTACACTCCAAAACAGCCCATCACACCTGCAATGTGTGTGGgaataaatacagatttttaagAGCACTGAACAAGCACCTCTTGTCTCATGGCAAAAAGAAGAGGGAGGCACATCCGTGCAAAACATGCGGCAAAAGCTTTGTAAATCTGGACAAGCACGAACTCGTCCACTTAAACGTAAAGCCGTATCTTTGTGGCGTGTGTGGAAAAGGCTTCACTCTAGAGTCGGTTTTACTGGTACACCAGAGACTCCATACTGGAGAAAAGCCGTATCAGTGTGAAACGTGTGGGAAACGCTTCACGCAATCCAGCACCCTTCACATTCATAAGAGGGTTCACTCAGAAGCGAAGCCTTGGAAGTGCAGCCTGTGTGACAAGAGTTTCAAGAGGCAGTCCAGCTTGAAAAAGCACGATATAGTCCACACTGGAGAGAAGCCGCACACATGTGAAACGTGTGGGCAGAAGTTTGGCCATAGGGAAAATCTGAAAAGACATGTCCTTAATCACTTGGGCATAAAGCCGTATGCGTGCAAGGTCTGTGGGAAGCAATACAGTCAGATGAGCTCGCTAAAGGAACACATGCCAGTGCATGGAACAGTCAAACCCTTCATGTGCGAGACGTGTGGAAAGACCTTTGTGTACAATTACGCCctgaaaaatcacatgtggacACACAGAGATATTAGAAAAGCACATGGGGCTGAAAAGAACCCTCACTGCTGCGAAGTCTGTGGGAAATGCTACAGCTCCTCTTATGCTTTGAAAATGCATCAGAGGCTTCACTCTGAGCACAATCCATTTAACTGTAAGGTGTGTGGGAAGACTTTTAGCAGTATGTCTGGCGTGTATGCACATGAGCAACGTCATACAGGGGTGAAAGTTTTCAGGTGTGAGCTATGCAAAAAGACTTTTGTTAACAAGGCGTATCTGAAAGTGCACGAGTTTTTGCACACCAAAGAAAAACTCCATAAATGCTTGCTTTGTGGGAAAGGATTCAGTCTGCCCAATGGACTTAAGCTGCATATGCTTATTCACACTGGCGAAAAACCACATAAGTGTGAAATATGTGGCATGGCTTTTCGCTTATTGGGAAATTTACGGAGGCATAATCGCgttcacactggagagaagccATTTAGTTGTGAAGTTTGTGGGAAAAGCTTTAGCCAGCCAAACAATGTGAAGGCTCACATGCAGATGCACACTGGTATTAAACCATACACTTGTCAGAAATGTGGGAAGAAGTACGCTTATGTTAGGAATTACAATGATCATAAATGTGTGCCTCTGTAAAAAGTAACACGCAGTGTCATTGGTCAGGCTGTCTTAGGTACTGTGCCAACTGACATGTAGTTAATCTTAAATATGAGAATTTCAGTAGCTGAGGTGCCAGCATTGCTAACAAGTTCTTAGCATCCTAACATAATTCCTAACATAAGTGTTTGTCCAgtctgatataataataataataataataataataataatagcagcaaCAAGAAACAAATGTGTCTTTTATGTCTTTGATGGTTTTGGGAATTGGCTTTTCTGACaggcaaattttatttgtgtctggTCTGATCACTGCTTTAGCTGAAACAGCAGAAAGATGTAGAAAGTAGACAAACTGGAAATGCTTAAGTTAACAGTTTTCATGGGAAAGCTAAGATATGCCCAGAACTTGGGCACTTATTTATAAAAGTATTTGAAATACTGAGAGTTATGTCAATctgcaaatattttaaattaaaatgtttttgtaatgcATATATTTAGTATCTTAtgtacattatttgtaaagaaaTTTTACAGCTGCTGAGCTCCATGGCTTTCTTCCAATAATGCCAATCAAGAGGTAAAACACAACTCTGTTTTTACTCATAATTATGTCaaataatatattcatgttATTCATAATTATGCCAAATACCATAAAAAGGGTATTAATGCCTCCTGTGTCAGATTTTTAGCAAACTGCATCAATGAGCTTAAAATtgaaaatttgtgtgtgtgtgggtgggtgtttttttgggtgtgtgtgtggttgtgtgtgtgtggttatgacCTGAATTTAGAGGCTAAAATGTACTAATTGATCATGCACCCAAGTCCTCTGACTTCCACACAGTAGTATCTGAAAAGACTCAAGcgtagaaaaaatatttaattttggaagctattacagaaacattttatttgtacagcacttgatacacatcatcacaaagcagttttagaaaaaaaaagtcagcttgGCGATGAGAATTTTTAAAGGTTATACAAGACGCCACGTTTGaggctaaaataaaaaatgttaataaatcatTGATAATCATAGTcacatttaaaatgctgttttacaACGTAACATTTGCACACTAAGGCTGAGTTTAAGGTACATTTTTTGTACTATagcaaaaggaaacaaaaggaATTTGTACGAAAACAGTGATCTCACAGAATATAAGCATACACACTGAAAATTGTCATAATGGTTGTTATGTGCATATATGGTGTACATGCAGAGAAATGCGCTGCACTGATACAATGCTGTAAAtctgagacaggaagagaaagatTTCTCGAGCAAGTGGAGTTATCCTTTACTAACTGACTGTTCATACTGATCCATGTACTGACATACATATTAGATGCACAAGAGCAGTCCCATGGATTAGCACTGAGATATATGGATTTCAGCGCTGTCAGAGCCTCCAGGGTCCCTTTATCCAGTGAAAGTAGTTTGTTCGATTTGAGATGTAGTTGTCTCAAGTTCTTCAGGCCTTGAAATTGTGCAGTGGGAAGATGCTGGAGCTTGTTGTTTTCCAAATCAAGCTCTTGCAAAAAGGTCAAAGGAGAGAACACTGTTGGAGGTAAGTGAGACAGGAGGTTGTTTTGCAAGAAGAGCTTCTGCAGCCTGCCCAGAGCCCTAAAAATGTTATGTGGTAGTTTATTGAGTTTATTGAAACTCAGGTGTAACTCTCTTAATGTTGTCAAGTCTTTGAAATCATCAGTGGACAGGGAACTCAAAACATTGTTGGCCAAGTCGAGCATCCTCAAGTTTTGAAGCCCTGCGAAAAACCCAGATGGGAGCCTCTCTATCTGGTTAATATTTAGCCCGAGCTCTCTTAGGTCATCAAGACCAGTCAGCGTCTGAGGATGGAGAAAAGAAATGCTGTTGTTGCTGAGTCTCAGAGAACGGAGTCTGTTAAGGCCTTTGAAAGCAAACTGTGAAACAGCGTCAATATGATTGCTCATCAGATGTAGAACTTTCAGATGTTGTGCTTTCTGTAGAAAATGCTTGGGAATTTTCATTATTAAGTTGTTGTTTAAATAGATTTCCTGCAGCTTTGTCAGTGTTCTAAATAAAGATGAGTTGAGCTCAAGGATGTGATTGCTATCCAGCTGTAATTCTCGGAGTTCAGTTAGTGGGTGGAATAGGTCTGGTACAATGACAGATATATTATTTCTTTCAAGCACTAATTCTCTTAATTTGGTCAGATTTTTGAACAAGCCACTGGGAAGTGATGCCAGAGCATTGTGGTACAAATTAAGAACCTCCAGGTTGCCCAAGTCTTGGAACACATTTGAGGGGAGATTCTGCAATTGGTTGAAGCTCAGATCTAGTTCAGTAAGCTGGAAAAGACCCATCAGGGAGTCCTGATGCAACTTAACCAGGTGATTTTTGCTTAAATCCAATTTTCTCAATTCATATAGTCCAGAGAAAGCATTTTCAGGGACAAAGATGATAGCATTTTTCTGCAAGTAGAGGCTGGTGAGATTGGTAGTATACTTAAAGGCACCACTGGGGATAGTAGTGAGCTTGTTTTTGCTGAGATCAAGATCAGTcaatctcagtgtgtgtttaaaagttCCTTTCTCTGCACTTTTTATGTGCTGGAACAACAGATAGAGCCTGATTGCGGTGGTGCAGTTCATATCTATCATCTCAGCATTATTACTGACTAAGAGCTCCCTAAGTTCAGCATCTGTTAGTGAGGCTAGGGATTTCACATTATCATTGGATTGTGGTGTAACGTTGAAAAGAGCCTTGGAATTTTTTGTCAGGAGGTTTGTCAGGAGGTTGTTAGTAAGTGCAGTGCATGAGGATGAGTTAAACCCAGAGATATGATTACTATCCATGTCTAAATCTCGGTGTTCAGTTGGTGGACGGAATAGATCCGGTGAGATGGCAGAAAGATTATTACTATCAAGCCGTAGTTCAGTTAATTCAGTCAAATTGTTGAACATACCGTTGGGAAGTGATACTAGGCGATTTTGGTGCAATTTAAGGATCTTCAGTTTCCTCAAGTCTTGAAGCACACTTGTAAGAGTTCGCAGTTGGTTGAAGCTCAAATCTAACTCCACAAGATTGTAAAGAGGCATCAGGgacttttcatttaaatttaaaatggcaTTATTGCTCAAGTCTAATTTCTTCAGCGCAGATAGTCCTGAGAAAGCATTTTCAGGGACGAATGTGATTGCATTGTTCTGCAAGCAAAGGTGTGTGAGATTAGGGCTATCTTTAAGTGCACCAGTGGGTACAGAGGTAAGCCTGTTTTCACTAAGATCAAGATGAGTCAGGACCAGTGCACCCCTGAAGGTCCCTTCCTCTAAATTTATCAAATGGTTGTTGG carries:
- the LOC113532767 gene encoding zinc finger protein 883 isoform X1; translation: MSQYELFQSQSMSIMTLLADTARAEICRVYHDNTDTQKELKLAQLNAVMEFLAKEAVRKICLLFKLCSVEKECNAVDLPSASERSGNAQSLSEPKEPATQPEYAQTSVSGETVYLLVSGEESHATATTATPQQDVIREDECPATQELESTTAISSSTKVGENGKKIQTILIMKDAGSFSAEAKNAVNTPAVQTTVQPDKLKKNMSYKCDVCERTFSMKRYLMRHKQVHSKTAHHTCNVCGNKYRFLRALNKHLLSHGKKKREAHPCKTCGKSFVNLDKHELVHLNVKPYLCGVCGKGFTLESVLLVHQRLHTGEKPYQCETCGKRFTQSSTLHIHKRVHSEAKPWKCSLCDKSFKRQSSLKKHDIVHTGEKPHTCETCGQKFGHRENLKRHVLNHLGIKPYACKVCGKQYSQMSSLKEHMPVHGTVKPFMCETCGKTFVYNYALKNHMWTHRDIRKAHGAEKNPHCCEVCGKCYSSSYALKMHQRLHSEHNPFNCKVCGKTFSSMSGVYAHEQRHTGVKVFRCELCKKTFVNKAYLKVHEFLHTKEKLHKCLLCGKGFSLPNGLKLHMLIHTGEKPHKCEICGMAFRLLGNLRRHNRVHTGEKPFSCEVCGKSFSQPNNVKAHMQMHTGIKPYTCQKCGKKYAYVRNYNDHKCVPL
- the LOC113532767 gene encoding zinc finger protein 883 isoform X2, with product MEMNLFNEAQTQRVLMQAQLNAVMEFLAKEAVRKICLLFKLCSVEKECNAVDLPSASERSGNAQSLSEPKEPATQPEYAQTSVSGETVYLLVSGEESHATATTATPQQDVIREDECPATQELESTTAISSSTKVGENGKKIQTILIMKDAGSFSAEAKNAVNTPAVQTTVQPDKLKKNMSYKCDVCERTFSMKRYLMRHKQVHSKTAHHTCNVCGNKYRFLRALNKHLLSHGKKKREAHPCKTCGKSFVNLDKHELVHLNVKPYLCGVCGKGFTLESVLLVHQRLHTGEKPYQCETCGKRFTQSSTLHIHKRVHSEAKPWKCSLCDKSFKRQSSLKKHDIVHTGEKPHTCETCGQKFGHRENLKRHVLNHLGIKPYACKVCGKQYSQMSSLKEHMPVHGTVKPFMCETCGKTFVYNYALKNHMWTHRDIRKAHGAEKNPHCCEVCGKCYSSSYALKMHQRLHSEHNPFNCKVCGKTFSSMSGVYAHEQRHTGVKVFRCELCKKTFVNKAYLKVHEFLHTKEKLHKCLLCGKGFSLPNGLKLHMLIHTGEKPHKCEICGMAFRLLGNLRRHNRVHTGEKPFSCEVCGKSFSQPNNVKAHMQMHTGIKPYTCQKCGKKYAYVRNYNDHKCVPL
- the si:dkey-182i3.11 gene encoding chaoptin, whose translation is MLTHFTVAMTIIAVADACVMSCECVDNTTITCLNKNLLELPLPLQGTKDLFVSNNRIQSLPSEGLEELHVLDLTNNHLSEWLTGTTRLPNMRSLTQLFLRGNGLSTFMTGLFQELKNLTYLDLSENRVKIIPQKFLQGLRNLQTLILSLNQINTLSCGAFEKASALRELHLNSNNIEVLDTCVFENCVNLKRLFLSNNRLKSVNQGTFRSALGLVHLDLSNNMLTTVPTDALKDTSNLTSLYLQKNAIMFVPENAFYRLSALRKLYLNNNRIDILAVTSFRGLYQLGDLDLSFNQLQNLSSQVFQALGKLENLNLYHNALAFLPNGLFNNLKKLNELQLDRNNIQVIPPDLFQSLSKLRYLQLDNNHISELNLSSFATMRKLKHLDLSNNRLTKISKGILHKTLLPLHDVQHQSSQGGPALSEIILSNNKIQVIDKHVFENYTNLNRLYLSNNHLINLEEGTFRGALVLTHLDLSENRLTSVPTGALKDSPNLTHLCLQNNAITFVPENAFSGLSALKKLDLSNNAILNLNEKSLMPLYNLVELDLSFNQLRTLTSVLQDLRKLKILKLHQNRLVSLPNGMFNNLTELTELRLDSNNLSAISPDLFRPPTEHRDLDMDSNHISGFNSSSCTALTNNLLTNLLTKNSKALFNVTPQSNDNVKSLASLTDAELRELLVSNNAEMIDMNCTTAIRLYLLFQHIKSAEKGTFKHTLRLTDLDLSKNKLTTIPSGAFKYTTNLTSLYLQKNAIIFVPENAFSGLYELRKLDLSKNHLVKLHQDSLMGLFQLTELDLSFNQLQNLPSNVFQDLGNLEVLNLYHNALASLPSGLFKNLTKLRELVLERNNISVIVPDLFHPLTELRELQLDSNHILELNSSLFRTLTKLQEIYLNNNLIMKIPKHFLQKAQHLKVLHLMSNHIDAVSQFAFKGLNRLRSLRLSNNSISFLHPQTLTGLDDLRELGLNINQIERLPSGFFAGLQNLRMLDLANNVLSSLSTDDFKDLTTLRELHLSFNKLNKLPHNIFRALGRLQKLFLQNNLLSHLPPTVFSPLTFLQELDLENNKLQHLPTAQFQGLKNLRQLHLKSNKLLSLDKGTLEALTALKSIYLSANPWDCSCASNMYVSTWISMNSQLVKDNSTCSRNLSLPVSDLQHCISAAHFSACTPYMHITTIMTIFSVYAYIL